The following are from one region of the Arachis duranensis cultivar V14167 chromosome 10, aradu.V14167.gnm2.J7QH, whole genome shotgun sequence genome:
- the LOC107468623 gene encoding stress-related protein translates to MDTQAPKVENEKAVVEAQQQELKYLEFVQFATIQAVMRAAILYSYAKERSGPLKSGVETVEEAVKTVVAPVYDKFHLVPTEFLHYVDRKVEESVAEIDRHVPTNVKVASNQACSVVSSVRRTGVVDAASGFAKSVYDKYEPKAEQCAVSAWRKLKQLPLFPIVAGAVLPKAAYYTAKYNEAVTVSAKKGYKVSAYLPLVPTEKIVRVFGESN, encoded by the exons ATGGACACCCAAGCTCCCAAG GTCGAGAATGAGAAAGCTGTTGTTGAAGCTCAACAACAAGAGCTCAAGTACCTTGAATTCGTGCAATTCGCCACGATTCAAGCTGTGATGCGCGCCGCGATCCTCTATTCCTACGCCAAGGAACGCTCCGGCCCCCTCAAATCTGGCGTTGAGACCGTCGAGGAGGCCGTCAAGACTGTCGTCGCTCCCGTCTACGACAAATTCCACCTCGTCCCTACCGAGTTCCTCCACTACGTGGACCGCAAG GTTGAAGAGTCCGTAGCTGAGATCGATCGCCACGTTCCAACCAACGTCAAGGTGGCCTCAAACCAGGCCTGCTCTGTCGTCTCCAGTGTCCGCCGCACCGGCGTGGTGGATGCTGCCTCAGGGTTCGCCAAGTCAGTGTACGACAAATATGAGCCAAAGGCGGAGCAGTGTGCCGTGTCCGCATGGCGCAAGCTGAAGCAGCTGCCATTGTTCCCTATTGTTGCCGGCGCCGTGCTTCCCAAGGCGGCATACTACACTGCCAAGTACAACGAGGCGGTGACCGTCTCCGCCAAGAAGGGTTACAAGGTGTCTGCTTACCTTCCTTTGGTGCCCACCGAGAAGATCGTGAGGGTGTTCGGCGAGTCGAACTGA
- the LOC107468646 gene encoding putative nuclear RNA export factor SDE5 isoform X1, translating into MDVPAQNIVTCDEEKALKCLLDAFGSVFSLEEIASAYCKASRNADLAGEMLYEMKGTSSSSSSHSSNADARVEETSGTSDGYSVENSSHERKNLRAKARPVSVGTVSGTIGRDYVRPVPSANGSHGATKPVKMDVKEMPLTGICREKAKPNVSKHNQLQQDMEDFLFKMLGNGFHLDRDMIRGVLESCGYDMQKSMYRLLDPSDVTFDRTAVVGDSASRFTDVKPKSELSSSESKSHNLNHLRSDRTVASNKGVESHQKQKHKDELQKEILSALFKGYQRCEEAPKKTVKDVNNSSRYKHVVFEPPEDTMEEYKIDMDFSLRDATNGTYPDVEDEDYQCVRRAVKEYRATMNEYYKAAVDAFANGDKFKAEKLIDQGNFFLKKAREADEESSRMIVEPKTSEAQEMLLDLHDHGSREAIRLLKCHLSSLAGIPSLEYLKVIIDASNQENTKVSRRRAILKLLEQEAIKWIEGETAGTILIRLDSVDRKKLSFLKT; encoded by the exons ATGGACGTCCCTGCCCAGAATATAGTCACATgtgatgaagaaaaagcattAAAGTGCTTGCTTGATGCCTTTGGCTCTGTATTTTCGCTTGAGGAAATAGCTTCTGCCTATTGCAAGGCAAGCCGGAATGCAGACTTGGCAGGAGAAATGTTGTATGAGATGAAGGGGacctcttcatcctcttcaagcCATTCATCTAATGCAGATGCCAGGGTTGAAGAGACTTCAGGAACATCTGATGGATATTCTGTTGAAAACTCCTCCCACGAAAGAAAAAACTTAAGGGCGAAAGCTCGCCCAGTTTCAGTAGGTACTGTTTCAGGCACTATTGGTAGGGATTATGTTAGGCCAGTGCCATCTGCAAATGGGTCTCATGGTGCGACTAAGCCAGTAAAAATGGATGTAAAGGAGATGCCCCTGACTGGAATCTGCCGTGAAAAAGCAAAGCCAAATGTTTCAAAGCATAATCAGCTTCAACAGGACATGGAAGATTTCTTATTTAAAATGCTTGGAAATGGCTTTCACCTTGACAGGGATATGATACGGGGAGTTCTTG AATCTTGTGGTTATGATATGCAGAAG AGCATGTATAGACTTCTAGATCCATCCGATGTGACTTTTGACAGGACAGCTGTTGTTGGTGATTCAGCTTCGAGG TTTACAGATGTGAAACCGAAATCTGAATTATCTTCATCTGAAAGTAAGTCTCATAATCTAAATCATCTCAGAAG CGATAGAACTGTAGCTTCAAACAAAGGAGTGGAATCACATCAAAAGCAGAAACATAAAGATGAACTTCAGAAGGAAATCTTGTCTGCTCTTTTTAAAGGTTATCAGCGATGTGAGGAGGCTCCTAAAAAAACTGTAAAGGATGTGAATAATAGTTCACGATATAAACATGTTGTATTTGAACCTCCGGAAGACACAATGGAAGAATATAAGATTGATATGGACTTCTCACTACGAGATGCTACAAATGGTACTTATCCAG ATGTGGAGGATGAAGATTACCAGTGTGTGCGTAGAGCAGTGAAGGAGTACCGGGCCACAATGAATGAATATTATAAAGCT GCTGTTGATGCATTTGCAAATGGGGATAAATTCAAAGCTGAAAAACTTATAGATCAG GGAAATTTTTTTCTCAAGAAGGCTCGTGAAGCTGATGAAGAATCTAGCAGAATGATTGTTGAACCCAA GACCTCAGAAGCACAAGAAATGTTGCTCGACTTGCACGACCATGGTTCAAGGGAGGCTATACGTCTACTGAAGTgtcatctttcttctcttgctggCATTCCAT CACTTGAGTATCTCAAGGTCATCATTGATGCAAGTAATCAAGAAAATACCAAAGTGTCTCGCAGGCGGGCG ATACTAAAACTATTAGAACAGGAAGCTATAAAGTGGATTGAAGGAGAAACAGCTGGTACAATATTGATCCGCTTGGATAGCGTTGATCGGAAAAAACTGAGTTTTCTCAAAACATAG
- the LOC107468646 gene encoding putative nuclear RNA export factor SDE5 isoform X2, which yields MDVPAQNIVTCDEEKALKCLLDAFGSVFSLEEIASAYCKASRNADLAGEMLYEMKGTSSSSSSHSSNADARVEETSGTSDGYSVENSSHERKNLRAKARPVSVGTVSGTIGRDYVRPVPSANGSHGATKPVKMDVKEMPLTGICREKAKPNVSKHNQLQQDMEDFLFKMLGNGFHLDRDMIRGVLESCGYDMQKSMYRLLDPSDVTFDRTAVVGDSASRFTDVKPKSELSSSESKSHNLNHLRSDRTVASNKGVESHQKQKHKDELQKEILSALFKGYQRCEEAPKKTVKDVNNSSRYKHVVFEPPEDTMEEYKIDMDFSLRDATNDVEDEDYQCVRRAVKEYRATMNEYYKAAVDAFANGDKFKAEKLIDQGNFFLKKAREADEESSRMIVEPKTSEAQEMLLDLHDHGSREAIRLLKCHLSSLAGIPSLEYLKVIIDASNQENTKVSRRRAILKLLEQEAIKWIEGETAGTILIRLDSVDRKKLSFLKT from the exons ATGGACGTCCCTGCCCAGAATATAGTCACATgtgatgaagaaaaagcattAAAGTGCTTGCTTGATGCCTTTGGCTCTGTATTTTCGCTTGAGGAAATAGCTTCTGCCTATTGCAAGGCAAGCCGGAATGCAGACTTGGCAGGAGAAATGTTGTATGAGATGAAGGGGacctcttcatcctcttcaagcCATTCATCTAATGCAGATGCCAGGGTTGAAGAGACTTCAGGAACATCTGATGGATATTCTGTTGAAAACTCCTCCCACGAAAGAAAAAACTTAAGGGCGAAAGCTCGCCCAGTTTCAGTAGGTACTGTTTCAGGCACTATTGGTAGGGATTATGTTAGGCCAGTGCCATCTGCAAATGGGTCTCATGGTGCGACTAAGCCAGTAAAAATGGATGTAAAGGAGATGCCCCTGACTGGAATCTGCCGTGAAAAAGCAAAGCCAAATGTTTCAAAGCATAATCAGCTTCAACAGGACATGGAAGATTTCTTATTTAAAATGCTTGGAAATGGCTTTCACCTTGACAGGGATATGATACGGGGAGTTCTTG AATCTTGTGGTTATGATATGCAGAAG AGCATGTATAGACTTCTAGATCCATCCGATGTGACTTTTGACAGGACAGCTGTTGTTGGTGATTCAGCTTCGAGG TTTACAGATGTGAAACCGAAATCTGAATTATCTTCATCTGAAAGTAAGTCTCATAATCTAAATCATCTCAGAAG CGATAGAACTGTAGCTTCAAACAAAGGAGTGGAATCACATCAAAAGCAGAAACATAAAGATGAACTTCAGAAGGAAATCTTGTCTGCTCTTTTTAAAGGTTATCAGCGATGTGAGGAGGCTCCTAAAAAAACTGTAAAGGATGTGAATAATAGTTCACGATATAAACATGTTGTATTTGAACCTCCGGAAGACACAATGGAAGAATATAAGATTGATATGGACTTCTCACTACGAGATGCTACAAATG ATGTGGAGGATGAAGATTACCAGTGTGTGCGTAGAGCAGTGAAGGAGTACCGGGCCACAATGAATGAATATTATAAAGCT GCTGTTGATGCATTTGCAAATGGGGATAAATTCAAAGCTGAAAAACTTATAGATCAG GGAAATTTTTTTCTCAAGAAGGCTCGTGAAGCTGATGAAGAATCTAGCAGAATGATTGTTGAACCCAA GACCTCAGAAGCACAAGAAATGTTGCTCGACTTGCACGACCATGGTTCAAGGGAGGCTATACGTCTACTGAAGTgtcatctttcttctcttgctggCATTCCAT CACTTGAGTATCTCAAGGTCATCATTGATGCAAGTAATCAAGAAAATACCAAAGTGTCTCGCAGGCGGGCG ATACTAAAACTATTAGAACAGGAAGCTATAAAGTGGATTGAAGGAGAAACAGCTGGTACAATATTGATCCGCTTGGATAGCGTTGATCGGAAAAAACTGAGTTTTCTCAAAACATAG
- the LOC107468673 gene encoding stem-specific protein TSJT1 gives MLAVFAREAAKPPEELRLPAMASNNDPMMTPEEIVDKFKSLWPDSTVYNLPHGNFMALSHQHETPRHPRSIVVLDDIFCIFVGALANIAELRHHYGLQRQATEAMIVVEAYKALRDRAPYPPDQVVKDLDGKFAFTIFDARTNNLFVARDRDGGVNLEWGLASDGSLVCSDDLQIIREGCGKACSHFPQGCIFISGSGLTNFDHPLHKVRGIAHEDDSGNIFGVYFQVDLYTKIPSIPRRGSASNWADTAMIKGE, from the exons atgtTGGCAGTGTTTGCAAGGGAAGCTGCAAAGCCACCTGAGGAGCTGAGGCTTCCGGCAATGGCTTCCAACAATGATCCAATGATGACCCCAGAAGAAATTGTGGACAAGTTTAAATCTTTGTGGCCGGATTCTACTGTTTATAACCTCCCTCATGGAAATTTCATGGCTTTGTCCCATCAACACGAGACTCCAAGGCACCCCAG GTCTATTGTTGTTTTAGACGATATATTTTGCATATTTGTGGGAGCACTAGCAAACATAGCTGAGCTTAGACATCACTATGGCCTCCAAAGACAAGCAACAGAAGCCATGATTGTGGTTGAAGCTTATAAGGCCTTAAGAGACCGAGCTCCCTACCCACCTGACCAAGTTGTTAAAGATCTTGATGGAAAGTTCGCATTCACCATCTTTGATGCCAGAACTAACAATCTTTTTGTAGCAAGG GATCGAGATGGAGGTGTGAATCTGGAGTGGGGATTGGCAAGTGATGGTTCCTTGGTTTGTTCTGATGATCTTCAAATCATTAGAGAAGGATGTGGAAAAGCTTGTTCACATTTTCCTCAAG GGTGCATTTTCATAAGTGGAAGTGGGTTAACAAACTTTGATCATCCACTTCACAAGGTTCGAGGAATAGCACATGAAGATGACAGTGGAAATATCTTTGGTGTATATTTTCAGGTGGATCTCTACACAAAGATTCCAAGCATTCCTCGCAGGGGAAGTGCATCAAATTGGGCAGATACTGCTATGATCAAGGGAGAGTAA